The Cucumis melo cultivar AY chromosome 6, USDA_Cmelo_AY_1.0, whole genome shotgun sequence genome includes a region encoding these proteins:
- the LOC103483389 gene encoding brefeldin A-inhibited guanine nucleotide-exchange protein 5 isoform X2, whose translation MGMKEDTDEVTTKTRILSLELLQGLLEGVSQTFTKDFHFIDSVKAYLSYALLRASVSQSPVIFQYATGIFSVLLLRFRESLKGEIGIFFPLIILRSLDGTDFPVNQKTSVLKMLEKICREPQILVDIFVNYDCDLEAPNLFERMVTTLSKLSQGTQNADPNLAALSQTTSIKGSSLQCLVNVLKSLVDWEKSRLHSEKQGFAHSSEEESSGNENLEVKSREDVTSNFEKAKAHKSTVEAAISEFNRKPVKGVEYLILNKLVENTPSSVAHFLRNTPSLDKTMIGDYLGQHEEFPVAVMHAYVDSMKFSGMKFDAAIREFLKGFRLPGEAQKIDRIMEKFAERYCADNPGLFKNADTAYVLAYAVIMLNTDAHNPMVWPKMSKSDFTRMNVMNNPEDCAPTELLEEIYDSIVKEEIKMKDDLIDKAKSRRLESEEKGGLVSILNLALPRRKSSTDAQSESEAIVKQTQVIFRNQGAKRGVFYTSQRIELVRPMVEAVGWPLLATFSVTMEEGDNKPRVVLCMEGFRAGIHITHVLGMDTMRYAFLTSLVRFTFLHAPKEMRSKNVEALRTLLALCDLETESLQDTWNAVLECVSRLEFITSTPSIAATVMYGSNQISRDAVVQSLKELAGKPADQVFVNSVKLPSDSVVEFFTALCGVSAEELKQTPARVFSLQKLVEISYYNMARIRMVWARIWSVLSNHFISAGSHHDEKIAMYAIDSLRQLGMKYLERAELANFTFQNDILKPFVVLMRNSQSESLRSLIVDCIVQMIKSKVGNIKSGWRSVFMIFTASADDESESIVESAFENVEQVILEHFDQVVGDCFMDCVNCLIRFANNKSSHRISLKAIALLRICEDRLAEGLIPGGALKPIHDNDNDSAEPAFDMTEHYWFPMLAGLSDLTSDPRPEVRSCALEVLFDLLNERGDKFSTSFWESIFHRVLFPIFDHLRHAGKESVNSSGDEWLRETSIHSLQLLCNLFNTFYKEVCFMLPPLLSLLLDCAKQPEQSVVSLALGALVHLIEVGGHQFSEDDWDTLLKSIRDASYTTQPLELLNALGFENPSHDELNIVDDGSLKWSSQQEAKNHHIDVSDHGKVSPVPSPRVAEIITRSPIAESGLQITTDESAEGIPSPSTRATRAAEAGNLQRSQTIGQRIMGNMMDNIFVRSLTSKSKGRASDASVPSSPIRLPPDAVDPEVKDDEESPLLGIVRGKCITQLLLLGVIDGIQKKYWVKLNAPQKIAIMDILLSLLEFSATYNSYNNLRQRMNHIPDERPPLNLLRQELAGTSIYLDILLKATSGFNSIEAEQKKIVDSLEVDSESPKDDLTSTQDSSAVNNVDRIAENRLVSFCEQALREVSDLQSSAVETTHMDVHRVLELRSPVIVKVIKGMCFMNSQIFRRHLREFYPLLTKLVCCDQIDVRGALGDLFKIQLKALLP comes from the exons ATGGGAATGAAGGAGGACACTGATGAAGTCACAACCAAGACTCGCATTTTATCTCTTGAGCTTCTGCAG GGTTTATTAGAAGGGGTTAGCCAGACCTTTACAAAAGACTTCCATTTTATTGATTCAGTGAAAGCATATCTATCATATGCTTTACTGCGAGCTTCTGTCTCACAATCTCCTGTAATATTTCAG TACGCAACTGGAATATTCTCTGTGCTTTTGTTGCGATTCAGGGAAAGTCTTAAA GGTGAAATTGGCATATTCTTTCCCCTGATAATTCTGAGATCATTGGATGGCACAGATTTTCCTGTTAATCAAAAAACAAGTGTTTTGAA GATGCTTGAGAAAATATGTAGGGAACCTCAAATCCTTGTTGACATATTTGTCAACTATGACTGTGATCTGGAGGCTCCAAATTTGTTTGAACGCATG GTAACCACTTTATCTAAACTTTCTCAAGGAACCCAAAATGCAGATCCAAATTTGGCAGCTTTATCCCAGACAACTTCAATTAAAGGATCATCACTTCAA TGCCTTGTGAACGTGCTTAAATCATTAGTTGACTGGGAGAAGTCTCGTCTTCATTCAGAAAAGCAGGGCTTTGCTCATTCATCTGAAGAAGAGTCTTCAGGCAATGAAAATCTTGAGGTAAAGAGCAGGGAAGATGTGACAAGTAATTTTGAGAAGGCAAAAGCTCATAAGTCCACGGTGGAAGCTGCCATCTCTGAG TTCAACAGGAAACCAGTAAAGGGTGTTGAGTATCTGATTTTAAATAAGTTGGTGGAGAATACACCATCTTCAGTTGCCCACTTTCTCCGAAATACTCCCAGTTTGGACAAG ACTATGATTGGCGATTATCTTGGTCAGCATGAAGAGTTTCCTGTTGCAGTCATGCATGCATATGTAGATTCGATGAAATTTTCAGGCATGAAGTTTGATGCTGCAATTCGTGAATTTCTCAAAGGTTTCCGTCTTCCAGGGGAAGCTCAAAAAATTGATCGCATCATGGAAAAATTTGCAGAACG ATATTGTGCAGACAACCCAGGCCTTTTCAAGAATGCAGACACTGCATATGTTCTAGCTTATGCAGTGATTATGTTGAACACCGATGCCCATAACCCTATGGTGTGGCCTAAGATGTCGAAGTCCGATTTCACTCGCATGAATGTCATGAACAATCCAGAAGATTGTGCCCCTACAGAACTCCTGGAAGAGATATATGATTCTATAGTtaaagaagaaatcaaaatgaaaGATGACCTCATTGACAAAGCAAAAAGCCGCAGGCTGGAGAGTGAAGAGAAGGGAGGCCTTGTGAGTATTCTTAACTTGGCTCTTCCAAGAAGAAAGTCCTCTACTGACGCGCAATCCGAGAGTGAGGCTATTGTTAAGCAAACACAAGTTATATTCCGAAATCAAGGAGCAAAGAGAGGCGTTTTTTATACCTCACAGAGAATTGAACTTGTAAGGCCTATGGTTGAGGCTGTAGGATGGCCTTTACTTGCTACTTTCTCTGTTACCATGGAGGAAGGTGACAATAAACCTAGGGTTGTTCTTTGTATGGAGGGGTTTAGAGCTGGTATACATATTACACATGTTCTTGGAATGGATACCATGCGCTATGCATTTCTAACATCTCTCGTCAG GTTTACTTTCTTGCATGCGCCAAAGGAAATGCGTAGTAAAAATGTAGAAGCATTACGCACGCTATTGGCTCTGTGCGATTTAGAGACAGAATCCCTTCAAGACACTTGGAATGCAGTTTTAGAATGTGTGTCCCGTCTAGAATTCATCACATCAACACCTTCAATTGCAGCAACTGTCATGTATGGATCCAATCAGATCTCCAGAGATGCTGTTGTTCAATCCCTAAAAGAGTTGGCTGGGAAGCCTGCAGATCAAGTATTTGTGAACAGTGTCAAACTTCCCAGTGACTCTGTTGTGGAGTTCTTTACTGCTCTATGTGGTGTTTCTGCTGAAGAACTGAAACAAACCCCTGCACGTGTTTTCAGCTTGCAAAAGCTTGTTGAGATAAGCTATTATAATATGGCTCGTATACGAATG GTTTGGGCTAGGATATGGTCTGTATTGTCAAATCACTTTATTTCTGCTGGGAGCCATCATGATGAGAAGATTGCCATGTATGCTATAGATTCTCTGAGGCAGCTTGGGATGAAGTACTTGGAGAGAGCTGAACTTGCCAACTTCACATTCCAAAATGACATTCTCAAGCCATTTGTTGTTCTCATGCGTAACAGTCAAAGTGAATCACTAAGGAGCCTCATTGTTGACTGTATAGTTCAA ATGATAAAATCAAAAGTTGGTAACATAAAGTCCGGATGGCGAAGTGTTTTCATGATTTTCACAGCTTCCGCAGATGATGAATCTGAGTCAATTGTTGAAAGTGCCTTTGAAAATGTTGAACAGG TTATATTGGAGCACTTTGATCAGGTGGTTGGGGACTGCTTTATGGACTGTGTCAACTGTCTTATAAGGTTCGCCAATAACAAAAGTTCCCATCGTATAAGTTTGAAAGCTATTGCCCTCCTACGTATTTGTGAGGATCGATTGGCAGAG GGCCTCATACCTGGTGGTGCTTTGAAGCCGATCCACGATAACGATAACGACAGTGCTGAGCCAGCATTTGATATGACTGAGCACTATTGGTTCCCTATGCTTGCTGGGTTGTCAGATTTGACCTCAGACCCAAGACCGGAGGTCAGAAGTTGTGCACTGGAAGTTTTGTTTGACTTGCTGAATGAGAGAGGTGACAAGTTCTCGACGTCATTTTGGGAGAGCATTTTTCATCGTGTCTTGTTTCCGATATTTGATCATTTGAGACATGCTGGGAAGGAAAGCGTGAATTCTAGCGGTGATGAGTGGCTTCGTGAAACAAGTATACACTCGCTTCAGTTGCTTTGCAATCTCTTCAATACATTTTACAAG gAGGTGTGCTTTATGCTACCTCCACTGTTGAGCTTGCTATTAGATTGTGCAAAGCAGCCGGAACAATCCGTGGTCTCATTGGCTTTGGGTGCTTTGGTGCATCTAATTGAAGTAGGTGGACACCAATTTAGCGAGGATGACTGGGACACATTGTTAAAAAGTATTAG AGATGCTTCATACACAACTCAACCACTTGAATTACTTAATGCTTTGGGTTTCGAGAATCCAAGCCATGATGAGCTGAATATTGTTGATGATGGTTCCTTGAAGTGGTCTAGCCAGCAAGAAGCAAAGAACCACCATATTGATGTAAGTGACCATGGAAAGGTATCTCCGGTTCCCTCACCAAGGGTTGCAGAAATCATTACAAGGAGTCCCATTGCAGAGTCTGGGTTACAGATTACCACAGATGAGTCTGCTGAAG GTATTCCATCACCGTCAACAAGAGCTACAAGAGCTGCTGAAGCTGGAAATCTACAGCGGAGCCAAACAATAGGCCAACGGATTATGGGAAATATGATGGACAATATCTTTGTTAGAAGTCTAACTTCAAAATCTAAGGGACGTGCATCAGATGCTTCTGTGCCATCTTCTCCAATAAGG CTTCCTCCTGACGCTGTGGATCCTGAAGTGAAAGATGATGAGGAAAGTCCACTATTGGGGATTGTTCGGGGCAAATGCATTACACAACTACTACTTCTTGGTGTCATTGATGGAATTCAG AAGAAATACTGGGTCAAGCTGAATGCACCACAAAAGATTGCCATAATGGACATTTTATTATCTTTGCTGGAATTCTCTGCTACATATAACTCATACAACAATCTCAGACAGCGCATGAATCATATTCCTGATGAGAG GCCTCCACTGAATCTTCTTCGTCAGGAGTTAGCCGGAACTTCAATTTATCTAGACATCTTACTTAAAGCAACTTCAGGATTTAATTCGATTGAAgcagaacaaaaaaaaattgttgataGTCTGGAAGTTGATTCTGAATCACCCAAAGATGATTTAACTTCCACCCAGGATTCTAGTGCGGTAAACAATGTTGACAGAATAGCTGAAAACAGGCTAGTGTCGTTCTGTGAACAGGCTCTTAGGGAGGTATCTGACCTGCAATCCTCTGCAGTGGAAACCACGCACATGGATGTTCATCGAGTTTTGGAGTTACGTTCTCCAGTGATTGTTAAG GTGATCAAAGGCATGTGCTTCATGAACAGTCAGATATTCAGAAGACACCTGAGGGAGTTTTATCCTTTGCTTACAAAACTTGTATGCTGTGACCAG
- the LOC103483389 gene encoding brefeldin A-inhibited guanine nucleotide-exchange protein 5 isoform X1: MAAGGFVTRAFESMLKECSGGKKYPALQKAIQAFLDATKEVNQIQQATPIETNQPAASAGDNSETGGEADESQTAQTAQEVENNGKKVAPREHISIVLANAGHVLHGDDAELVLNPLRLAFDTKNLKVLELALDCLHKLIAYDHLEGDPGLEGGKNVSLFTDILNMICGCIDNSSPDSTILQVLKVLLTAVASAKFRVHGEPLLGVIRVCYNIALNSKSPINQATSKAMLTQMISIIFRRMETDQVSLSTSSGTKDSSSAEVSSVVDEETTVNEEDDKETTLGDALNSVKDTSIASVEELQNLAGGADIKGLEAVLDKAVHIEDGKKMSRGIDLESVNIIQRDALLVFRTLCKMGMKEDTDEVTTKTRILSLELLQGLLEGVSQTFTKDFHFIDSVKAYLSYALLRASVSQSPVIFQYATGIFSVLLLRFRESLKGEIGIFFPLIILRSLDGTDFPVNQKTSVLKMLEKICREPQILVDIFVNYDCDLEAPNLFERMVTTLSKLSQGTQNADPNLAALSQTTSIKGSSLQCLVNVLKSLVDWEKSRLHSEKQGFAHSSEEESSGNENLEVKSREDVTSNFEKAKAHKSTVEAAISEFNRKPVKGVEYLILNKLVENTPSSVAHFLRNTPSLDKTMIGDYLGQHEEFPVAVMHAYVDSMKFSGMKFDAAIREFLKGFRLPGEAQKIDRIMEKFAERYCADNPGLFKNADTAYVLAYAVIMLNTDAHNPMVWPKMSKSDFTRMNVMNNPEDCAPTELLEEIYDSIVKEEIKMKDDLIDKAKSRRLESEEKGGLVSILNLALPRRKSSTDAQSESEAIVKQTQVIFRNQGAKRGVFYTSQRIELVRPMVEAVGWPLLATFSVTMEEGDNKPRVVLCMEGFRAGIHITHVLGMDTMRYAFLTSLVRFTFLHAPKEMRSKNVEALRTLLALCDLETESLQDTWNAVLECVSRLEFITSTPSIAATVMYGSNQISRDAVVQSLKELAGKPADQVFVNSVKLPSDSVVEFFTALCGVSAEELKQTPARVFSLQKLVEISYYNMARIRMVWARIWSVLSNHFISAGSHHDEKIAMYAIDSLRQLGMKYLERAELANFTFQNDILKPFVVLMRNSQSESLRSLIVDCIVQMIKSKVGNIKSGWRSVFMIFTASADDESESIVESAFENVEQVILEHFDQVVGDCFMDCVNCLIRFANNKSSHRISLKAIALLRICEDRLAEGLIPGGALKPIHDNDNDSAEPAFDMTEHYWFPMLAGLSDLTSDPRPEVRSCALEVLFDLLNERGDKFSTSFWESIFHRVLFPIFDHLRHAGKESVNSSGDEWLRETSIHSLQLLCNLFNTFYKEVCFMLPPLLSLLLDCAKQPEQSVVSLALGALVHLIEVGGHQFSEDDWDTLLKSIRDASYTTQPLELLNALGFENPSHDELNIVDDGSLKWSSQQEAKNHHIDVSDHGKVSPVPSPRVAEIITRSPIAESGLQITTDESAEGIPSPSTRATRAAEAGNLQRSQTIGQRIMGNMMDNIFVRSLTSKSKGRASDASVPSSPIRLPPDAVDPEVKDDEESPLLGIVRGKCITQLLLLGVIDGIQKKYWVKLNAPQKIAIMDILLSLLEFSATYNSYNNLRQRMNHIPDERPPLNLLRQELAGTSIYLDILLKATSGFNSIEAEQKKIVDSLEVDSESPKDDLTSTQDSSAVNNVDRIAENRLVSFCEQALREVSDLQSSAVETTHMDVHRVLELRSPVIVKVIKGMCFMNSQIFRRHLREFYPLLTKLVCCDQIDVRGALGDLFKIQLKALLP, from the exons ATGGCTGCTGGTGGTTTTGTCACGCGGGCTTTCGAGTCCATGCTTAAAGAATGCTCTGGCGGCAAGAAGTATCCGGCTCTTCAGAAAGCTATTCAGGCATTTCTAG ATGCTACGAAGGAGGTCAATCAGATTCAACAAGCTACACCTATCGAGACAAATCAACCGGCAGCTTCAGCTGGAGATAACAG TGAAACTGGAGGGGAGGCAGATGAGTCTCAGACAGCACAAACTGCACAAGAGGTTGAGAATAATGGCAAGAAAGTTGCTCCTCGTGAGCATATATCAATTGTGTTAGCAAATGCTGGTCATGTCTTGCATGGAGATGATGCAGAGCTTGTTTTGAATCCACTTCGCCTCGCATTTGACacaaagaatttgaaagtccTAGAACTTGCTTTGGATTGTCTCCAT AAACTCATTGCTTACGATCACTTAGAAGGTGATCCTGGTTTAGAAGGTGGTAAAAATGTCTCTCTTTTCACTGACATTCTGAACATGATTTGTGGTTGTATTGACAATTCATCGCCGGATAG TACAATTTTGCAAGTGTTGAAGGTTCTTCTTACTGCAGTTGCATCTGCAAAGTTCAGAG TACACGGGGAGCCTCTATTAGGAGTCATTAGGGTGTGCTACAACATTGCTCTCAATAG CAAAAGTCCCATAAATCAAGCTACTTCAAAAGCGATGTTGACTCAGATGATCAGCATTATATTTAGGAGAATGGAAACCGACCAG GTTAGTTTATCTACTTCCTCCGGAACAAAAGATTCTTCTTCTGCAGAAGTTTCCAGTGTGGTAGATGAAGAAACTACTGTGAACGAAGAAGATGACAAAGAGACAACTCTTGGAGATGCACTCAATTCAGTTAAAGACACATCTATCGCATCAGTAGAGGAGCTTCAGAATCTTGCAGGTGGTGCTGATATCAAG GGTCTAGAGGCTGTTCTTGACAAAGCTGTTCATATTGAAGATGGCAAAAAGATGTCACG AGGGATTGATCTCGAGAGTGTGAATATTATTCAACGTGACGCTCTACTGGTATTTCGCACCCTTTGCAAG ATGGGAATGAAGGAGGACACTGATGAAGTCACAACCAAGACTCGCATTTTATCTCTTGAGCTTCTGCAG GGTTTATTAGAAGGGGTTAGCCAGACCTTTACAAAAGACTTCCATTTTATTGATTCAGTGAAAGCATATCTATCATATGCTTTACTGCGAGCTTCTGTCTCACAATCTCCTGTAATATTTCAG TACGCAACTGGAATATTCTCTGTGCTTTTGTTGCGATTCAGGGAAAGTCTTAAA GGTGAAATTGGCATATTCTTTCCCCTGATAATTCTGAGATCATTGGATGGCACAGATTTTCCTGTTAATCAAAAAACAAGTGTTTTGAA GATGCTTGAGAAAATATGTAGGGAACCTCAAATCCTTGTTGACATATTTGTCAACTATGACTGTGATCTGGAGGCTCCAAATTTGTTTGAACGCATG GTAACCACTTTATCTAAACTTTCTCAAGGAACCCAAAATGCAGATCCAAATTTGGCAGCTTTATCCCAGACAACTTCAATTAAAGGATCATCACTTCAA TGCCTTGTGAACGTGCTTAAATCATTAGTTGACTGGGAGAAGTCTCGTCTTCATTCAGAAAAGCAGGGCTTTGCTCATTCATCTGAAGAAGAGTCTTCAGGCAATGAAAATCTTGAGGTAAAGAGCAGGGAAGATGTGACAAGTAATTTTGAGAAGGCAAAAGCTCATAAGTCCACGGTGGAAGCTGCCATCTCTGAG TTCAACAGGAAACCAGTAAAGGGTGTTGAGTATCTGATTTTAAATAAGTTGGTGGAGAATACACCATCTTCAGTTGCCCACTTTCTCCGAAATACTCCCAGTTTGGACAAG ACTATGATTGGCGATTATCTTGGTCAGCATGAAGAGTTTCCTGTTGCAGTCATGCATGCATATGTAGATTCGATGAAATTTTCAGGCATGAAGTTTGATGCTGCAATTCGTGAATTTCTCAAAGGTTTCCGTCTTCCAGGGGAAGCTCAAAAAATTGATCGCATCATGGAAAAATTTGCAGAACG ATATTGTGCAGACAACCCAGGCCTTTTCAAGAATGCAGACACTGCATATGTTCTAGCTTATGCAGTGATTATGTTGAACACCGATGCCCATAACCCTATGGTGTGGCCTAAGATGTCGAAGTCCGATTTCACTCGCATGAATGTCATGAACAATCCAGAAGATTGTGCCCCTACAGAACTCCTGGAAGAGATATATGATTCTATAGTtaaagaagaaatcaaaatgaaaGATGACCTCATTGACAAAGCAAAAAGCCGCAGGCTGGAGAGTGAAGAGAAGGGAGGCCTTGTGAGTATTCTTAACTTGGCTCTTCCAAGAAGAAAGTCCTCTACTGACGCGCAATCCGAGAGTGAGGCTATTGTTAAGCAAACACAAGTTATATTCCGAAATCAAGGAGCAAAGAGAGGCGTTTTTTATACCTCACAGAGAATTGAACTTGTAAGGCCTATGGTTGAGGCTGTAGGATGGCCTTTACTTGCTACTTTCTCTGTTACCATGGAGGAAGGTGACAATAAACCTAGGGTTGTTCTTTGTATGGAGGGGTTTAGAGCTGGTATACATATTACACATGTTCTTGGAATGGATACCATGCGCTATGCATTTCTAACATCTCTCGTCAG GTTTACTTTCTTGCATGCGCCAAAGGAAATGCGTAGTAAAAATGTAGAAGCATTACGCACGCTATTGGCTCTGTGCGATTTAGAGACAGAATCCCTTCAAGACACTTGGAATGCAGTTTTAGAATGTGTGTCCCGTCTAGAATTCATCACATCAACACCTTCAATTGCAGCAACTGTCATGTATGGATCCAATCAGATCTCCAGAGATGCTGTTGTTCAATCCCTAAAAGAGTTGGCTGGGAAGCCTGCAGATCAAGTATTTGTGAACAGTGTCAAACTTCCCAGTGACTCTGTTGTGGAGTTCTTTACTGCTCTATGTGGTGTTTCTGCTGAAGAACTGAAACAAACCCCTGCACGTGTTTTCAGCTTGCAAAAGCTTGTTGAGATAAGCTATTATAATATGGCTCGTATACGAATG GTTTGGGCTAGGATATGGTCTGTATTGTCAAATCACTTTATTTCTGCTGGGAGCCATCATGATGAGAAGATTGCCATGTATGCTATAGATTCTCTGAGGCAGCTTGGGATGAAGTACTTGGAGAGAGCTGAACTTGCCAACTTCACATTCCAAAATGACATTCTCAAGCCATTTGTTGTTCTCATGCGTAACAGTCAAAGTGAATCACTAAGGAGCCTCATTGTTGACTGTATAGTTCAA ATGATAAAATCAAAAGTTGGTAACATAAAGTCCGGATGGCGAAGTGTTTTCATGATTTTCACAGCTTCCGCAGATGATGAATCTGAGTCAATTGTTGAAAGTGCCTTTGAAAATGTTGAACAGG TTATATTGGAGCACTTTGATCAGGTGGTTGGGGACTGCTTTATGGACTGTGTCAACTGTCTTATAAGGTTCGCCAATAACAAAAGTTCCCATCGTATAAGTTTGAAAGCTATTGCCCTCCTACGTATTTGTGAGGATCGATTGGCAGAG GGCCTCATACCTGGTGGTGCTTTGAAGCCGATCCACGATAACGATAACGACAGTGCTGAGCCAGCATTTGATATGACTGAGCACTATTGGTTCCCTATGCTTGCTGGGTTGTCAGATTTGACCTCAGACCCAAGACCGGAGGTCAGAAGTTGTGCACTGGAAGTTTTGTTTGACTTGCTGAATGAGAGAGGTGACAAGTTCTCGACGTCATTTTGGGAGAGCATTTTTCATCGTGTCTTGTTTCCGATATTTGATCATTTGAGACATGCTGGGAAGGAAAGCGTGAATTCTAGCGGTGATGAGTGGCTTCGTGAAACAAGTATACACTCGCTTCAGTTGCTTTGCAATCTCTTCAATACATTTTACAAG gAGGTGTGCTTTATGCTACCTCCACTGTTGAGCTTGCTATTAGATTGTGCAAAGCAGCCGGAACAATCCGTGGTCTCATTGGCTTTGGGTGCTTTGGTGCATCTAATTGAAGTAGGTGGACACCAATTTAGCGAGGATGACTGGGACACATTGTTAAAAAGTATTAG AGATGCTTCATACACAACTCAACCACTTGAATTACTTAATGCTTTGGGTTTCGAGAATCCAAGCCATGATGAGCTGAATATTGTTGATGATGGTTCCTTGAAGTGGTCTAGCCAGCAAGAAGCAAAGAACCACCATATTGATGTAAGTGACCATGGAAAGGTATCTCCGGTTCCCTCACCAAGGGTTGCAGAAATCATTACAAGGAGTCCCATTGCAGAGTCTGGGTTACAGATTACCACAGATGAGTCTGCTGAAG GTATTCCATCACCGTCAACAAGAGCTACAAGAGCTGCTGAAGCTGGAAATCTACAGCGGAGCCAAACAATAGGCCAACGGATTATGGGAAATATGATGGACAATATCTTTGTTAGAAGTCTAACTTCAAAATCTAAGGGACGTGCATCAGATGCTTCTGTGCCATCTTCTCCAATAAGG CTTCCTCCTGACGCTGTGGATCCTGAAGTGAAAGATGATGAGGAAAGTCCACTATTGGGGATTGTTCGGGGCAAATGCATTACACAACTACTACTTCTTGGTGTCATTGATGGAATTCAG AAGAAATACTGGGTCAAGCTGAATGCACCACAAAAGATTGCCATAATGGACATTTTATTATCTTTGCTGGAATTCTCTGCTACATATAACTCATACAACAATCTCAGACAGCGCATGAATCATATTCCTGATGAGAG GCCTCCACTGAATCTTCTTCGTCAGGAGTTAGCCGGAACTTCAATTTATCTAGACATCTTACTTAAAGCAACTTCAGGATTTAATTCGATTGAAgcagaacaaaaaaaaattgttgataGTCTGGAAGTTGATTCTGAATCACCCAAAGATGATTTAACTTCCACCCAGGATTCTAGTGCGGTAAACAATGTTGACAGAATAGCTGAAAACAGGCTAGTGTCGTTCTGTGAACAGGCTCTTAGGGAGGTATCTGACCTGCAATCCTCTGCAGTGGAAACCACGCACATGGATGTTCATCGAGTTTTGGAGTTACGTTCTCCAGTGATTGTTAAG GTGATCAAAGGCATGTGCTTCATGAACAGTCAGATATTCAGAAGACACCTGAGGGAGTTTTATCCTTTGCTTACAAAACTTGTATGCTGTGACCAG